aaaacctttgaaaaaTAGAGTGAATGAAGCTGCACAACCTTAACAAGGTCATTGATAAACGAGGGTCGTTGATGCAACCAGGCATTGCAAATATTACACTTATATAACAAACAACAGTTTACAAATACACCCCATTCAACCAAAGCTCACAACAACACAAACACAGACACAAAAGAAGGTACTGCCAAGTCTTTGAAACTGGAAACCTCACAAATGTCATTTCCCATGATTCCCCACCGAATCTAGAACAGCAGTAAGCTTCTTCTGCAACTCTGGCTTGTTTGCTCCAACAAGCTTGTCTATTTGCTGCCCAtctttaagaaagaaaaatgtagGAGTGGCTTTAATATCCCGTGAGGTGCTGAAATCCTGTATCACCAATCAATTTGGCTTCTTTATAGTAATGATAGTAGTATAAATAATCAACTAAAATGTCACTTTTTtgcatatacatacatatatatagatttatcTCCCCTAGCTATATGTGGAGACTGACCCACTGCTCACTATTATACAACCCTAAACTTTTTCTGCCTGATTCGAGCCTGCGAGTTATCAAGATAAAGCTAATAGAATGCTTGCCCGCTTGGGATCCTATATATTTGCTACTAAACCTGTCATTGGATGGATCAGGTTTGCTTTGGGTCGAATCAATCTAGTTTGTGCcaattcaagttttaaattttttggtgaTCTTAGTTCAGGTCAGTTTTAGGTTCAGATCAGGTCATCAAGGGTTAGAATCATATCAGGTTTTGGTCACTTTAGGTTTAGGCCATTTCGGGTGAGTAGTTGGCTCTTTATGGTCAAATTGGGCTCATGTTTGATTGATCACGTTGGCTTGATGGTCAGGTCCACATGAACAGGTCTATTTGCTACTGATAATTGAGTGAATGACTGCCACTCATATATATCGAgctaaatttggtttttatgcAAGGCGAAGCTGTTGATAAGACAATTCCACTGACAGTACCAAAAGAGTAAATTGTCAGGATACAGTCCATATAGCAGACCACTCTTTTAATCACTAgacaaatgaaaaagaatataaCGCATACAGAAACACACATGACATGCATATATAAAGTTGGAGGTGGCAGATAGACGTTTCAATACTTACAGTTAGTTCATCAACATCTATCAACAAGAACATCAGAGAAGGGTGCTTCTCTGAGAGTTCACAATAAAATGGTGCAAGCATTCTACAAGGCCCACACCATGTCGCACTGAAGTTTGCAATAACCTGATAAATCATTGGGCTTTAGACATTAGATAAATCAAGGGAttcataaaaacaacaaattctcaAGTAAACATGCAAGGCTTATGAGTGAACTCAGGGCATGTAGTCTTTCCAGGAAAAGGCAAATTAAAGGAGAAAGGAATCCATAAAGAAGCGGCCATCGTAGATATAGCTATTCACATAGAATTTTCATGTGTGAGAACATATTAAAACGGATAGAGTTTTACTCCCAAGGGTATAGAAATTAAACGAAGAGAGGTTTGAGAAATGATGGGAAATCCTCTAGCATCGTTACTACTGCCCTGTTACCTTGCCTGAGTAGAAAGTAATAAGAAGCTTACAATCTTGCCATCTCTCTTTGCTTCAGACAACTTCTGATCCCAATCTTCTTTAGAGGTAACCCGGTGCACATTTCCACCAACAAACTCAACAGCCTGTTCTGAATCAGATCCGTCAGACTTATCCTACAAGTAACACAGGTATCAAACAACTTTAACCAGGTAGAACTGATAACCCACGCAGGATTGCAGTAAGTGTTGAGACAAAAAAAAGCCGGTAAAGACTAAACCATCATCTTTGTTAGTTAAAAGAAAACATCATTAACAAAACCATTGAATGGCTTTCTCGGACTGAACCCCATTCCCGAAGGCAAGACAGTAGAATCTTTAGGCATTAGACTTATCAGTAGTATGGTAAAAtgtctgttttcttttttataaataaatgttaaacagaacttttacaaaaaataaatgatagtTAGTCAACAAAGAGGTCTAGAAAACCAGTTCACCTGAGAAACTATATAGCaaacacatgtatatatatttaaaaaaaacaattatggCCTATTATTAGTGTGAACAGTTTGCAACAAACACTAccaaaaaaggaacaaaatgCCGTAGctatataagaacatataaaCGGTAGGATCTGCATATTCTTCAGCTCAGAGTTCTTgcatttttagcttttttatttaaagttctCGAACAATTGTCATCATGACTTTTGTTGATATAGGTCTAGGTTGTGCAGGAGAAGGGTAATTCACACAGTGATGCTAAGAGCTGCGTATGGTGGTTAAGAAGCTAGGAAAGGTGCTTTTGGGTTTTTGATGGTATTTTGGCAAAGTTTGGGCATGTAAGTGTCTTTCACAATTCCTATAAGGCTTGAATGGGATGGCCGTATTTGCTATCGATCCTcatcaatttcatcatcttcacaAAGAAATTTTTATATCCTCCCGCATCCTTTCTCCATTCCCAACATTGTCAAACCCATCAGTTTGCTTATCAACTCAACACCTATGTTTCATCGTAATTATTATGAATGGCCCTTTATCATCATCATTCAGCCCATTCCCACAATCACCAGAACCAACTCTATTCCCAAAATTGTCAAACCCATGAGCTCTAAAAATGCTTCCCTCATCAGATTTTTCTATGCTTATAAACTCAACACCCATGTTTCTTTTACCATCATCATTTAAGCCCATTTCCGCTATCACCAAAACCGACTTCCCTTGCCATTGTTGACACACTCATTCCTTTCATATTCACCATTTTACCTTCTTGCTTCTCTTCACTTCCACCATCCCTTCTCAAACATATGAAGTTGGACAATTCCTTCTTTGTCAACATAGCTTTCATTCTCAGCTGTTTGAACTTGGCCACTTGTTGCTTGTACCAACAATAAGGTCAATAGAATTTACCCATATAATCAAATTCGAGTTTCCAAGTTATGCACACCTCATGGAAAGCAATTGGGCAGCCATTTTTGCTGCAGACCAAAACCTAGCCACTGCTGCTATTGCATTTAATACAATACTCTCCTTTTAACCAATCACCAACAATGCAGTCTCCAGCATGGCTTCCTCCTGCACATCTATCCACCATGTTGACagaataaagaattaaaacattatcaccatcatcatcatcctaCTCACCAACACCATCACCCACCTTGTCATCAACATCCGCATGGACATCACTTTCTTTGCTGTTGCTAACACACTTGCTCCTTTTAGGTTTACTATTTCATCTTCCTCTTCCTGCGTCCTTTCTCCATTCCCAACACTGTCAAACCTCTAAGCTCTAAAAATGCTAAGGATGCAAGTGGAGGAAGATGAAATAGTAAACCTGGAAGGAGCAAGTGTATCAGCAATGATAAAAGAAAGGTGAGTTTTGATGATTGTAGAAATGGGctgaatgatgatgatgagacTACTGATCGATGAAATACAACAGGGTGTTGAGTTTATAAGCAAAGAAAAATCTGATGAGGGAAGCATCACTAGAGATGATGGGCTTGACAATGTTGGGAATGGAGAAAGGGTACAGGAGGACCGACGGCAAATACGACTATCTAGTTCAAGTCTTGTAGGAAGTGTGGAAGACATTTAACTACCCAAAATCTGCCAAAAAAAACACCTTTTGAACCAGCATATCGGGCTGTAAGCACCACAATGTAAACCACACTTCTCCACAACCCAGACCTGTATCAACAAATGTCATGCTGACAACCGTTCAACAGCTTTAAATAAATGCAAGAACTCtgagaattttaaattggatgAAAAATGTTTCAGAACAAATTTGCATGTCCAATAATGGACGTAAAATATCagcaaactttaattttgaaaagtttcagaatattttttggtttatttaattaaagattcATTGCATCTTGGCCAACATAATTCTCTCATCAGATATATTATTAAGTCATTAAAAACTCAAAAGACCAAAGGATTATACCCTGTTCTTGCTGCAGTACAGTTACTAAACCTATCAAAATGTTATTCActaatagataaataaatgcAGAAAACCCGAGAACCAGAACGATAACTATTAGGCGAGAAAACCAAAATTGCatgctataaaataaataaaatgtgctAAGAGCACTTACCTTAGAGAAGCAATGTCCCATATTTGAAAAATGCCAAAACGCCAACTGCAGCAATGTATCAGTACCCCTGAAAGTTGGGAAGACATCAAAGTCCAGACATTGCAGACTAAGTCCATGGTAAAGAAACAATTTTAACTATCAATTTATACACAATAATCaatcttaaacaagttaaaaGTAAATCCACACTACTTCCACACAGGCAATAAACTTCAAAAGGCATAATAGCTGTATTATTTCCTAATAAACAATACTTGGATAAAACCCTAAGGGTATGTATTTACATTTCTGAACAAGTTACAGTCCATCCTGTTTTTCAAACCCAAAATTATGATATACAAAACCAAATCATGCTATTTGCTTTCTCAAATCCTTGCCaataaagcaaaagaaaatcCTCCAAAAATGAAATTCTCATTCGATTGAACAAATAGTCAAAATGCAACAACAATTCCAACGACATTTAGACATAGCTTTTTCACTTGAATTATCAGAATTTTAACAAATAGCAAGAAAGGAAACAGAAAAGTAAAAGAGTAATCTGAAAGTACTCTACAAATGGAAACAAAGAGAAAAGCAAGCTAGGAATGCAAGCTAAGAAGATTAATAGAACACCCGTCAATTACCAACTTAGAACAAAGCGACGGCTAATTTACCTGTAAAGATTAAGGCTTGATTTTCCGATTAGATTGGTGACAATAAAAAGAATCCAATACTAGATGCGAAAATTAAAGTAACCTTGCGGTTTAAGGAATCTAATgaagtagaaattaaataaagaatgaGTAAGCAGAAAATTTTGGGTATGAAAAGCTTCTGAAAAATCAATGAAGGAAACAGAGTAGTAGATTAGAAACCCAAAGTCTCCAACACAAACAGGAATAGAGTCAAGCACGCTCAAGCTTCGAAGGACTGACCTGTTCTCTGACTGTTTAGATCCTTGCCTTTTGCATCTCAATTTACTCATATACCCCCATGTTTTTCGCTGTTGCCAACAGGTTGAATTTTTCtagtttctattttatattttagaataactaaaaatttttaGATCAAAATATGCcactaatttctaaaatattctttttccgACTAATCCTTTATTACAATTATCGCaagatttagttattttatttatataattagtattttttaattaaaatttacctattaaatACATTCATAGAAGCAAAtttggaaggaaaaaaaagtaatgggtca
This genomic window from Gossypium raimondii isolate GPD5lz chromosome 10, ASM2569854v1, whole genome shotgun sequence contains:
- the LOC105776188 gene encoding thioredoxin H9 isoform X1, which codes for MSKLRCKRQGSKQSENRGTDTLLQLAFWHFSNMGHCFSKDKSDGSDSEQAVEFVGGNVHRVTSKEDWDQKLSEAKRDGKIVIANFSATWCGPCRMLAPFYCELSEKHPSLMFLLIDVDELTDFSTSRDIKATPTFFFLKDGQQIDKLVGANKPELQKKLTAVLDSVGNHGK
- the LOC105776188 gene encoding thioredoxin H9 isoform X2, giving the protein MGHCFSKDKSDGSDSEQAVEFVGGNVHRVTSKEDWDQKLSEAKRDGKIVIANFSATWCGPCRMLAPFYCELSEKHPSLMFLLIDVDELTDFSTSRDIKATPTFFFLKDGQQIDKLVGANKPELQKKLTAVLDSVGNHGK